Proteins found in one Apostichopus japonicus isolate 1M-3 chromosome 16, ASM3797524v1, whole genome shotgun sequence genomic segment:
- the LOC139982914 gene encoding uncharacterized protein gives MSQPIALNSSDNNAETRAIPVWLNFFCENFKPGFWFWEILELARKVMQTMLITLLGWDDPLTMLFTTGVSVLFLTLHVKFSPMKSPFEQRLQLFSLAVIFVNVLFAAVPMSSDYGNYISIGIITLDAAIIVIVSGEAILTAYRYIKRRCQRNYIDYLSM, from the exons ATGAGCCAGCCTATCGCATTGAACAGTAGTGATAATAACGCAGAAACTCGTGCCATTCCCGTCTGGCTGAACTTTTTCTGTGAGAATTTCAAGCCCGGATTTTGGTTTTGGGAAATTCTGGAACTTGCCAGGAAGGTCATGCAGACAATGTTGATTACATTACTAGGATGGGATGATCCACTGACCATGTTATTTACTACCGGTGTGTCTGTGTTGTTCCTCACACTCCACGTGAAGTTTTCACCAATGAAGAGCCCTTTTGAACAACGATTACAG CTCTTTTCCCTGGCTGTGATTTTTGTGAACGTTCTCTTCGCTGCTGTTCCTATGTCCAGTGACTACGGAAATTACATATCAATTGGTATTATAACTTTAGACGCGGCCATTATAGTTATTGTTTCAG GTGAGGCAATACTTACCGCGTACCGTTACATCAAAAGACGGTGTCAAAGAAACTACATCGATTACCTTTCCATGTAA
- the LOC139982908 gene encoding uncharacterized protein — MPTKNIYLFNNKITKLQNCSFTKTKLKPTLHLYKNLLEYISTNALECMPAHMTLLLSCGYLKSLPMSNRSITSECVTSSFVPKLIFRGRKDIFYEVLRHQGFNCTLNSRTAICRPCPPGSYGNESGQCTPCPAGGFYQDDIGTNSCLHCHNGSFVKNGNGSSATQCILCPEGTKQSTFAGYRACLCKNNYTRLHRFEKCSVCLEEGLDCSQDYKALSHGYYWNWTFPNASLMEYSNFVLNLQTENVHYDQSSVEYQQLIPRVFACSRPENCVNKNSHEVDGIAGSCAVGYRGWLCSKCVRGYYSVLGFCLPCPNIVWVCFEIGMTVCIFIIFLVFVIVKSKKQNRSEEGRTIADIVSSRVKIVLGFYQVIGELFEAFHSVSWAGVLHYVGEWMTVLEFNILRLIVKPHCLHEKLSLDPKLQFKIALLFPLVVILIAFTCQHIFRVYFKYRKRYDAHDLKLRLAETRSALSTYVLLILFVTYPSTCDIIFSFYPGACDTFAVYKENDISITLLRTDYDIVCSDLIYYQIFAFLATLLYVISFPVLLLLFLSKYIKRERAHDHISEPDTNLLNSVDSLMSQPIALNSSDNNAETRAIPVWLNFLCENFKPGFWFWEILELARKVTQTMLITLLGWDDPLTMLFTIGVSVLFLTLHVKFSPMKSPFEQRLQLFSLAVIFVNVLFAAVPMSSDYGNYISIGIITLDAAIIVIVSGEAILTAYRYIKRRCQRNYIDYLSM; from the exons ATGCCTACTAAAAACAT cTACCTCTttaacaacaaaattacaaaactcCAGAACTGTTCATTCACGAAGACGAAATTAAAACCAACTCT ACATCTTTACAAAAACCTTCTGGAATACATCTCAACGAATGCTCTCGAATGTATGCCCGCTCATATGACACT ACTGCTTAGCTGTGGTTACCTAAAGTCTCTGCCAATGTCAAACAGAAGTATCACCAG tgaATGCGTTACCAGCAGTTTTGTCCCTAAACTAATTTTTAGGGGACGTAAAGATATCTTCTATGAGGTCCTACGACACCAAGGCTTCAATTGTACATTGAACTCTCGGACAGCTATATGTCGACCTTGTCCCCCTGGTAGCTATGGTAACGAAAGTGGCCAATGTACTCCTTGCCCGGCAG GTGGTTTTTATCAAGATGATATCGGAACCAATTCGTGTCTTCACTGTCATAACGGTAGCTTCGTTAAAAATGGAAATGGCTCGTCAGCAACGCAGTGCATATTGTGTCCCGAAGGAACTAAACAAAGTACTTTCGCTGGATACCGAGCCTGTCTCTGCAAAAATAACTACACTCGCTTGCATCGATTCGAGAAATGCTCAGTATGTCTAGAAGAAGGATTGGATTGTTCTCAAGATTATAAGGCTCTTTCACATGGCTATTACTGGAATTGGACATTTCCCAATGCAAGTTTAATGGAATATTCTAATTTTGTACTGAATCTACAAACTGAAAATGTACATTATGATCAATCCAGCGTTGAATATCAACAATTGATTCCCAGAGTATTTGCTTGTTCAAGACCTGAAAATTGTGTGAATAAAAACAGTCATGAAGTTGATGGAATAGCTGGTTCATGTGCGGTGGGTTACAGAGGATGGCTCTGTAGTAAGTGCGTGAGGGGGTATTATTCTGTCTTAGGATTTTGCCTTCCGTGTCCAAATATTGTGTGGGTTTGTTTTGAAATCGGTATGACTGTTTGTATTTTCATCATATTCCTAGTGTTTGTGATTGTGAAAAGCAAGAAGCAAAATCGTTCAGAAGAGGGGAGAACCATAGCAGACATTGTATCATCTAGAGTCAAAATTGTTCTAGGTTTTTACCAGGTTATTGGTGAGCTATTCGAGGCATTTCACAGTGTCAGTTGGGCTGGAGTGTTACATTATGTTGGAGAATGGATGACGGTACttgaatttaacattttgaGGTTGATTGTGAAACCACATTGCTTACACGAGAAGCTTTCATTGGATCCTAAGCTCCAATTTAAAATTGCTCTCTTGTTTCCCCTTGTCGTTATTTTGATTGCGTTTACTTGTCAACACATTTTTAGAGTCTATTTCAAGTACAGAAAACGCTACGATGCGCATGATCTGAAACTTAGGCTTGCCGAAACGAGATCTGCACTATCGACGTATGTCCTGTTAATTCTGTTTGTAACATATCCATCAACGTGTGACATCATATTCAGTTTTTACCCTGGTGCCTGCGATACATTTGCGGTttacaaagaaaatgatatttcaatCACTCTGCTTCGCACTGATTATGACATTGTCTGTAGTGATCTCATCTATTATCAGATATTTGCTTTTCTTGCTACTCTTCTTTATGTTATATCTTTTCCTGTATTGCTCTTACTTTTTTTGAGTAAATATATCAAGAGAGAGCGTGCTCACGACCATATTTCTGAGCCAGACACAAACCTTCTCAACAGTGTAGATAGCTTAATGAGCCAGCCTATCGCATTGAACAGTAGTGATAATAACGCAGAAACTCGTGCCATTCCCGTCTGGCTGAACTTTCTCTGTGAGAATTTCAAGCCCGGATTTTGGTTTTGGGAAATTCTGGAACTTGCCAGGAAGGTCACGCAGACAATGTTGATCACATTACTAGGATGGGATGATCCACTGACCATGTTATTTACTATCGGTGTGTCTGTGTTGTTCCTCACTCTCCACGTGAAGTTTTCACCAATGAAGAGCCCTTTTGAACAACGATTACAG CTCTTTTCCCTGGCTGTGATTTTTGTGAACGTTCTCTTCGCTGCTGTTCCTATGTCCAGTGACTACGGAAATTACATATCAATTGGTATTATAACTTTAGACGCGGCCATTATAGTTATTGTTTCAG GTGAGGCAATACTTACCGCGTACCGTTACATCAAAAGACGGTGTCAAAGAAACTACATCGATTACCTTTCCATGTAA